Proteins from one Nicotiana tabacum cultivar K326 chromosome 23, ASM71507v2, whole genome shotgun sequence genomic window:
- the LOC107812681 gene encoding protein BIG GRAIN 1-like B — translation MYKMEKEKLSRKHYKNPSFSSSLLDEIYRSIDGYDQRKEVSKLPKETKKYSNRSNEIAKAKANNNNKSIEDEEIASFRRACLIEKWMEKKVKDKILMTKKGPSLPDLLDNDPLFFSSTSSSESNSGTLSTTSSEADCFYSEKFSRNTTSTTCFAAPKSKKSVRRASVSPRLERRCQNPLYTTEQSHEIYLFDDYHSQKTEENEESLIKSKSRALKIYNNLKKVKQPISPGGRLTNFLSSIFNNGNGKKSKNLANIERNAKSARAASSTCSSASSFSRSCLSSKTTSNLTQKFQNGVKRTVRFNPVSVIVDEDCRPCGHKCIYDQESDNFQKLKSQGNAAIIEKNRKFEVTKVDSLKSYQHIKKKNDYIVDYTEEEDFEEEDEDAASDSSSDLFEIDHLAFFGNNRFCEELPVYETTHLDTNRGIANRFIR, via the coding sequence atgTATAAAATGGAGAAGGAAAAGTTGTCAAGGAAACATTACAAAAACCCTTCATTTTCATCCTCACTTCTTGATGAAATTTACCGTTCAATTGATGGTTATGACCAAAGAAAGGAAGTTTCAAAGTTACCAAAAGAAACCAAAAAATACAGCAACAGAAGCAATGAAATAGCTAAAGCAaaagccaacaacaacaacaagagtATAGAAGATGAAGAAATTGCAAGTTTTAGAAGGGCATGTTTGATTGAAAAATGGATGGAGAAAAAAGTGAAAGACAAAATTTTGATGACAAAAAAAGGACCTTCACTTCCTGATTTATTAGATAATGATCCACTCTTTTTCAGTTCAACAAGTTCTTCTGAATCCAATTCTGGTACTCTCTCTACAACTTCCTCTGAAGCTGACTGTTTTTACTCTGAAAAATTCTCAAGAAATACTACTTCTACTACTTGTTTTGCTGCGCCAAAGAGTAAAAAATCAGTGAGAAGAGCCAGTGTTTCACCACGTTTAGAACGTAGGTGTCAAAATCCACTGTACACTACTGAACAAAGTCATGAGATTTATTTATTTGACGACTATCACAGTCAAAAAACAGAGGAAAATGAGGAGAGTTTGATTAAGTCTAAATCAAGGGCTTTGAAAATCTACAACAATTTGAAGAAAGTGAAACAGCCCATTTCCCCTGGTGGTCGTCTTACTAATTTTCTCAGTTCCATTTTCAATAATGGGAATGGGAAAAAATCCAAGAATCTTGCTAATATTGAGAGGAATGCAAAATCTGCTCGAGCAGCTTCATCAACTTGTTCTTCAGCTTCATCATTTTCAAGATCCTGTTTGAGTTCTAAAACCACATCAAATTTAACGCAAAAATTCCAAAATGGTGTAAAAAGGACAGTGAGATTTAACCCAGTTAGTGTAATTGTTGATGAAGATTGTCGTCCTTGTGGTCATAAATGCATATATGACCAAGAATCTGATAATTTTCAAAAGCTCAAATCCCAAGGAAATGCAGCAATAATTGAGAAGAACAGGAAATTTGAAGTGACAAAAGTTGATTCCTTGAAAAGTTATCAACATATTAAGAAGAAGAATGATTACATTGTTGATTATACAGAGGAAGAagattttgaagaagaagatgaagatgcagcAAGTGATTCAAGTTCAGATTTGTTTGAAATTGATCATTTAGCATTTTTTGGTAACAATAGGTTTTGTGAAGAGCTTCCTGTGTATGAAACTACTCATCTTGATACCAATAGAGGAATTGCAAATCGTTTCATTCGTTAA